Proteins encoded together in one Chryseobacterium sp. G0201 window:
- a CDS encoding GDSL-type esterase/lipase family protein → MKKILSAFLLLTFALFFSQEKKPMYWQDIQNFKKLDQENAPAKDAILLVGSSSFTKWTDVANYFPDKTIINRGFGGSRLTDLNYYANDLLSPYQPKQIIVYCGENDFADNHKLKAKEVVNRYKTFYKKIREKFPNIEVDYISIKYSPSRENLWPQMKEANKKIAAFMKKEPNAEFIDITKAMEDANGNVRKELFVEDMLHMTPEGYQIWTKVMNPYMK, encoded by the coding sequence ATGAAGAAGATATTATCCGCATTCTTATTGCTGACCTTTGCCCTTTTCTTTTCACAGGAAAAAAAGCCGATGTACTGGCAGGACATTCAAAATTTCAAAAAATTAGATCAGGAAAATGCACCTGCTAAAGATGCTATTCTTTTAGTCGGAAGTTCATCTTTCACAAAATGGACAGATGTTGCCAATTATTTTCCCGATAAAACGATCATCAACAGAGGATTTGGAGGATCAAGATTAACGGATCTGAATTATTATGCTAATGATCTGCTTTCTCCTTATCAGCCAAAACAAATTATTGTTTACTGTGGTGAAAACGATTTTGCGGACAATCATAAATTAAAAGCAAAAGAAGTTGTCAATCGATACAAAACATTCTACAAAAAAATTCGTGAGAAGTTTCCTAACATTGAAGTTGATTATATCTCTATAAAATACTCGCCAAGCAGAGAAAATCTTTGGCCTCAAATGAAGGAAGCCAACAAAAAAATTGCTGCTTTTATGAAGAAAGAACCGAATGCAGAATTCATTGATATCACAAAAGCAATGGAAGACGCCAACGGAAATGTAAGAAAAGAGCTTTTTGTAGAAGATATGCTTCACATGACTCCGGAAGGTTATCAGATCTGGACGAAGGTGATGAATCCTTATATGAAATAA
- a CDS encoding lipocalin family protein → MKKILFLAVSAAFVFSSCSNDDDDNNSINIVGVWRQSKTLKISGSNGNLISTETASTCNQKSTYDFNANNQLTSHIFENDANNCTDFGSQTAPYSYDMPNKKIVIDGDSYDVAKHTSNEIQIVVDYGQFNDDNIEDHMILVLTK, encoded by the coding sequence ATGAAGAAAATCTTATTTCTAGCTGTATCAGCAGCTTTTGTATTCAGTTCGTGTAGTAACGATGATGATGATAACAACTCAATAAATATTGTCGGAGTATGGAGACAATCAAAAACTTTAAAAATTTCAGGAAGTAATGGAAATCTAATTTCTACAGAAACGGCTTCTACCTGCAATCAAAAGAGTACGTATGATTTTAATGCAAACAATCAGTTAACGAGTCATATTTTTGAAAATGATGCCAATAACTGTACAGATTTCGGATCACAAACAGCACCTTATTCTTACGATATGCCGAACAAAAAGATAGTTATCGACGGAGATAGTTATGACGTAGCAAAGCATACTTCAAACGAAATCCAAATTGTTGTAGATTACGGACAATTCAATGATGACAACATTGAAGATCACATGATACTTGTTCTTACAAAATAA
- a CDS encoding iron-containing alcohol dehydrogenase encodes MLNFEFKNPTKILFGKGEIAKISKEIPKDAKILMIYGGGSIKSNGVYNQVQEALQGYDVHEFGGVPANPEYEVLVEALQVIKEKNITYLLAVGGGSVIDGTKFLSAAANYTGEPWEILKKPVRTFEGEGMPFGSILTLPATGSEMNSGYVISRRETNEKLSSGGPGLFPEFSVLDPEVVRSIPKRQIVNGLTDAYTHVLEQYMTAPSSADLQERIAESILISLQETAPKVLADDFNYDAAGNFMWCCTMALNGLIQKGVITDWAVHAMGHELTAYYGIDHARTLAVIAPSHYRYNFESKKGKLAQYAERVWGIKDGTVEEKAELGIKKMEEFFHSLDIKTKLSEYTEDYKGTAERVEKAFTERNWVGLGEHKKLTPQDAYKIVEMSY; translated from the coding sequence ATGCTTAATTTCGAGTTTAAAAATCCAACAAAAATACTTTTCGGAAAAGGTGAGATCGCTAAGATTTCAAAAGAAATTCCTAAAGACGCTAAAATATTAATGATTTATGGTGGTGGAAGCATCAAAAGTAACGGTGTTTACAATCAGGTACAAGAAGCTTTACAAGGTTATGATGTGCATGAATTCGGCGGAGTTCCTGCCAATCCTGAGTATGAAGTTTTGGTGGAAGCTTTACAAGTTATCAAAGAAAAAAATATCACTTATCTTCTGGCTGTTGGCGGCGGTTCTGTGATTGACGGAACAAAATTCCTTTCTGCAGCTGCAAATTACACCGGTGAACCTTGGGAAATCCTTAAAAAACCTGTAAGAACTTTTGAAGGTGAAGGAATGCCGTTCGGTTCTATACTAACATTGCCAGCAACAGGTTCTGAAATGAACTCAGGATATGTAATCTCAAGAAGAGAAACAAACGAAAAATTATCTTCAGGAGGTCCCGGACTTTTCCCTGAATTTTCTGTTTTAGATCCTGAAGTTGTGAGATCAATTCCAAAAAGACAAATCGTAAACGGTTTAACAGATGCGTATACTCATGTTTTAGAACAATACATGACAGCTCCGTCTTCTGCTGATTTACAGGAAAGAATTGCAGAAAGTATCTTGATTAGTTTACAGGAAACAGCTCCAAAAGTTTTGGCTGATGATTTTAATTATGATGCAGCAGGAAACTTTATGTGGTGTTGTACAATGGCATTGAATGGTTTAATTCAGAAAGGAGTAATTACAGACTGGGCAGTTCATGCCATGGGTCACGAATTAACAGCCTATTACGGAATTGATCACGCAAGAACATTGGCAGTAATTGCACCATCTCATTACCGTTATAATTTTGAGTCTAAAAAAGGAAAATTAGCTCAATATGCAGAAAGAGTTTGGGGAATTAAAGACGGAACGGTTGAAGAAAAGGCTGAATTAGGAATCAAAAAAATGGAAGAATTCTTCCACAGTCTTGATATTAAAACCAAGCTTTCAGAATATACTGAAGACTATAAAGGTACTGCAGAAAGAGTAGAAAAAGCCTTTACAGAAAGGAATTGGGTAGGTTTGGGTGAGCATAAGAAACTGACTCCACAAGATGCCTATAAGATTGTAGAAATGAGTTATTAA
- a CDS encoding DEAD/DEAH box helicase yields the protein MDKITFADFDLPVKVLDVLADLELFEPTPIQEKSIGPILSGRDVMGIAQTGTGKTLAYLLPVLKTWKYNKTGNPTVVVLVPTRELVVQVTEIVEKLTENITARVIGIYGGKNINTQKLLFNNGCDILVGTPGRIMDLAIDNAISLKEVQKLIIDEFDEMLNLGFRPQLTHIFEMMRDKRQNILFSATMTDAVDEMLAQYFAGPIEISLAKSGTPLEKINQTAYKVENFNTKINLLEHLLKSDADMSKVLIFANNKKHSDLLFTKIDELFPEQFDVIHSNKSQNYRLKAMKRFENEEIRGLITTDVMARGLDISNITHVINFEIPEVPEQYIHRIGRTGRADKDGKAISFVAKKEERPVLDIELLMDRELKFIDFPEGVKINPKKIISEEDVIVMKNPAQAKLYDGGGAFHEKKDKNKKENWGGPSKRKEPKKFGANRAQQKAISKSKRKK from the coding sequence ATGGATAAAATAACTTTTGCAGATTTTGATTTACCGGTTAAGGTTCTAGATGTTTTAGCAGACCTGGAACTGTTTGAACCAACGCCTATTCAGGAAAAGAGTATAGGACCTATACTTTCCGGAAGAGATGTAATGGGAATTGCACAAACAGGTACCGGAAAAACATTAGCTTATTTGTTGCCTGTACTTAAGACTTGGAAATATAACAAAACTGGAAATCCAACGGTTGTTGTTTTAGTTCCTACAAGAGAATTAGTAGTTCAGGTAACTGAAATTGTTGAAAAATTAACAGAGAATATTACTGCAAGAGTTATCGGAATTTACGGTGGAAAAAATATCAATACGCAGAAGCTTTTATTTAACAATGGCTGTGATATTTTAGTTGGAACTCCGGGAAGAATTATGGATTTAGCTATTGATAATGCTATTTCACTGAAAGAAGTTCAGAAACTGATCATTGATGAATTTGATGAAATGCTTAATTTAGGTTTCAGACCACAGTTGACGCATATTTTCGAAATGATGAGAGACAAGAGACAAAATATTCTTTTCTCTGCAACGATGACAGATGCGGTGGACGAAATGTTGGCACAGTATTTTGCAGGTCCTATCGAAATTTCATTAGCGAAATCCGGAACACCGCTTGAAAAAATCAATCAGACTGCCTATAAAGTTGAAAACTTTAATACGAAGATCAATTTATTGGAGCATTTATTGAAATCGGACGCAGATATGTCTAAAGTCTTGATTTTTGCTAATAATAAGAAGCATTCAGATTTATTATTTACTAAAATTGATGAGCTTTTTCCTGAACAGTTTGATGTAATTCACTCAAACAAATCTCAAAACTACAGATTGAAGGCGATGAAACGCTTTGAAAATGAAGAGATCAGAGGTTTGATCACGACTGATGTTATGGCGAGAGGTTTAGATATTTCAAATATTACTCATGTAATCAATTTTGAAATTCCTGAAGTTCCTGAACAATATATTCACAGAATCGGTAGAACGGGTAGAGCGGACAAAGATGGTAAAGCGATTTCTTTTGTAGCTAAAAAAGAAGAACGTCCTGTTTTAGACATCGAATTATTGATGGATAGAGAATTAAAATTCATTGATTTCCCTGAAGGAGTGAAAATTAATCCTAAAAAAATCATTTCAGAAGAAGATGTGATCGTAATGAAAAATCCTGCCCAGGCGAAGCTGTATGATGGAGGAGGAGCTTTCCATGAGAAAAAGGATAAAAACAAAAAAGAAAACTGGGGTGGACCATCAAAAAGAAAGGAACCCAAGAAATTTGGAGCCAACAGAGCGCAACAAAAAGCGATCTCAAAATCCAAAAGAAAGAAATAA
- a CDS encoding ABC1 kinase family protein produces the protein MFDKQQRKFKRSARLISVLSKYGFKDMLARMNGNNKQEEDSSNSDDIISKGTVYERIRLVLEELGPTFVKLGQTFSNREDLLPPELVQELQKLQDKVDTVDMNIHEILENEFNISVNDYFLEVQKHPLATASIAQVYKATLLNGNEVILKIKKADVQTVIEDDLLLIKDLERLISSYSEIGEKLNLKQAISTFERSLLEEVSLINEKNNILQFARNFKNNKQTYVPKIYEEFSNNNVLCMEFIDGIKVTDKAALLAHNIDPVKISEVGLRLFVSQILDYGFFHADPHAGNVLVKKDGKVVFIDFGAVGKIQPNDKEILESLIVSFVAKNTHKIVRSLKKMAISYDIPDERRFENDVEDILNFVHSSSLKEINPQAIINKMKDVLKDNRLYMPDYFYLLFKGISLIEGVGRTINPDLDIVKSLNPYTKKIITKKINPKNLLKNGMDKMMNFTDNVDEIPKELRSVLQKLDENKFTISSEIKNIEKTNQLIKSSIVNLILTMVLGANIIATAIVFVSESGPRIGEISLVALLGFIFSILLVIIILLRITRK, from the coding sequence ATGTTCGATAAGCAACAAAGAAAGTTTAAAAGATCCGCGAGATTAATTTCCGTATTAAGTAAATATGGCTTTAAAGATATGCTCGCAAGAATGAACGGGAATAATAAACAGGAAGAAGATTCCTCAAATTCAGACGACATCATTTCAAAAGGAACAGTGTATGAAAGGATAAGGCTGGTATTGGAAGAACTGGGTCCTACTTTTGTAAAACTTGGACAGACATTCAGCAACAGGGAAGACTTGCTTCCGCCAGAATTGGTGCAGGAACTTCAAAAACTGCAGGATAAGGTGGATACAGTCGACATGAATATACATGAAATTCTTGAAAATGAATTTAATATTTCTGTTAATGATTATTTTCTGGAAGTTCAGAAACACCCGTTGGCAACAGCTTCTATCGCACAGGTCTACAAAGCAACCTTATTGAATGGCAATGAGGTTATTTTAAAAATAAAAAAAGCTGATGTACAGACCGTTATTGAAGATGATCTCCTGTTGATCAAAGATCTTGAAAGACTGATTTCATCTTACTCTGAGATAGGAGAGAAGCTTAACCTGAAACAGGCAATTTCAACGTTTGAAAGATCATTATTAGAAGAGGTTTCTTTAATTAATGAAAAGAATAATATCCTACAGTTTGCCCGAAACTTTAAAAATAATAAACAAACATACGTTCCGAAGATCTACGAAGAATTTTCCAACAACAATGTTCTTTGTATGGAATTTATTGACGGAATAAAAGTAACCGATAAAGCAGCATTGCTGGCCCATAATATAGATCCTGTAAAAATATCGGAAGTTGGTTTACGTTTATTTGTATCTCAGATCCTGGATTACGGATTTTTTCATGCCGATCCTCACGCAGGAAATGTTTTAGTAAAGAAAGACGGTAAAGTTGTTTTTATTGATTTTGGTGCCGTAGGAAAAATTCAGCCGAACGATAAAGAAATCCTTGAGAGTTTAATTGTAAGTTTCGTCGCAAAAAATACTCATAAAATCGTAAGATCTCTAAAAAAGATGGCCATAAGCTATGACATTCCCGATGAAAGAAGGTTTGAAAATGACGTGGAAGATATTCTCAATTTCGTTCACAGTTCTTCTTTAAAAGAGATCAATCCCCAGGCGATTATTAATAAAATGAAAGACGTCTTAAAAGATAACCGCCTCTACATGCCGGATTATTTTTACCTATTATTCAAAGGAATTAGCTTGATCGAAGGGGTAGGACGTACCATCAATCCTGATCTGGATATTGTTAAAAGTCTTAATCCGTACACCAAAAAAATTATCACCAAAAAGATAAATCCAAAGAATCTTCTCAAAAACGGAATGGATAAAATGATGAATTTCACAGATAATGTTGATGAAATTCCCAAAGAACTTCGTTCTGTTCTTCAAAAATTAGATGAAAATAAATTCACCATTTCAAGTGAAATTAAGAATATTGAAAAAACAAATCAACTCATAAAATCAAGCATTGTCAATTTGATCTTAACGATGGTTTTAGGCGCAAACATTATTGCAACCGCGATTGTTTTTGTCTCAGAATCAGGACCTAGAATCGGGGAGATATCATTGGTTGCTTTGTTGGGATTTATTTTTTCGATATTATTGGTAATCATTATTTTATTGAGAATAACTCGAAAATAA
- a CDS encoding DUF6705 family protein, whose protein sequence is MKIAYRKILTVLSLFISFISCSAQTLPLYTALENIPNNAHVKDTNNELIPYIGTYKANYEGNEITLFITKEEDKFFDYGDQTFFRDALVVKYIVKNSAGTILQDTKNNNLGIDFNSTKIKSTQNSVIFFYSGTNCSVGWGDIFLKKINTTQISWEYRPDDIVTTASKCPPALDTTIYLPETKDLIFTKQ, encoded by the coding sequence ATGAAAATAGCATACAGAAAAATATTAACAGTTTTAAGTTTATTTATTAGCTTCATATCTTGCTCTGCACAAACTCTTCCTTTATATACAGCATTGGAAAACATTCCAAACAACGCTCATGTAAAAGATACTAATAATGAATTAATACCATATATAGGTACTTATAAAGCAAATTATGAAGGAAACGAGATTACTTTATTTATTACTAAAGAAGAAGATAAATTTTTTGATTATGGTGACCAAACGTTTTTTCGAGATGCTCTGGTGGTAAAATATATTGTCAAAAATTCTGCTGGAACAATCTTACAGGATACTAAGAATAACAATCTTGGTATTGATTTTAATAGCACCAAAATAAAATCGACTCAAAATTCAGTAATATTTTTTTATAGTGGAACTAATTGTAGTGTAGGATGGGGAGATATTTTCCTGAAAAAAATAAATACAACACAGATTTCTTGGGAATACCGACCAGATGATATAGTTACAACGGCGAGTAAATGTCCTCCTGCTTTAGACACTACAATTTATCTTCCTGAAACAAAGGATTTGATTTTCACTAAACAATAA
- a CDS encoding tetratricopeptide repeat protein: MIKKRLTILIPIFICSFVFAQKVKDKKTPTDKEVLKELSESTCKCIDSINGYNKTKDVVNNEVSSCISERVLPYMLSKSLTKAETDIEKGNIKNKKIDISINSNPESEDYKQAYYEIESHLMDNCSRLRDLVTAAESKHDLLSKDPVALDFYNKAVEASEKEDWKEAIKNYEQSVKKDPQFIYAWDNLGVCYRRAGEYDKAIEAYKKSLTIDPKGKMPLQNIAMTYVYKKEYQKAIDAYLNLDKVHPGDPEVYYGIGQVYYDHLKDYEKSLDYMAKAYNIYTDQKSPYRTDAEAIIGYI; encoded by the coding sequence ATGATAAAAAAACGACTAACCATTTTAATTCCTATTTTCATTTGTTCTTTTGTGTTTGCTCAGAAAGTTAAAGATAAAAAAACACCAACAGACAAAGAAGTTTTGAAAGAGCTTTCTGAAAGCACCTGTAAATGTATCGATTCTATTAATGGCTACAACAAAACTAAAGATGTCGTTAATAATGAGGTCAGCTCATGCATCAGTGAAAGAGTTTTGCCTTATATGCTAAGTAAAAGTCTGACAAAGGCGGAAACTGATATTGAAAAGGGAAATATCAAAAACAAAAAAATTGATATTAGTATTAATTCTAATCCTGAATCTGAAGATTACAAACAGGCTTATTATGAAATTGAAAGCCATTTGATGGATAATTGCTCCAGACTTAGAGATCTGGTGACGGCTGCAGAAAGTAAGCATGATCTACTATCTAAAGATCCCGTTGCTCTTGATTTTTACAATAAAGCGGTAGAAGCATCTGAAAAAGAAGACTGGAAAGAAGCGATTAAAAACTATGAGCAATCTGTAAAGAAAGATCCTCAATTTATTTACGCTTGGGATAATCTAGGAGTCTGCTACAGAAGAGCCGGAGAATATGATAAAGCGATCGAAGCGTATAAAAAATCTTTGACCATTGATCCTAAAGGCAAAATGCCACTTCAAAACATCGCTATGACGTATGTGTATAAAAAGGAATATCAAAAAGCAATTGATGCCTATCTGAATCTCGATAAAGTACATCCCGGTGATCCTGAAGTCTATTATGGAATTGGTCAGGTTTACTATGACCATTTAAAAGATTATGAAAAGTCTTTGGATTATATGGCTAAAGCTTACAACATCTACACAGATCAGAAATCACCCTACAGAACTGATGCTGAAGCAATCATTGGATACATATAA
- a CDS encoding DUF6705 family protein has translation MKNIKYLILFVISISCKAQQTYPLNTDFEEIPQGSYIKDLNNELSPYLGEYKANFQGNEIKLFISKETMKFFKSLNIYQDALSIRYIIKNSVGNILQDTQSMIFQPNQLLHTIYSRGTYPSKNIVWFNYGGANCKVGWGSIELKKISSTQISWEYRPNDIILDNSKCPEGTDINIYLPETKDLIFTKQ, from the coding sequence ATGAAAAATATAAAATATTTAATTTTATTTGTTATTTCAATTTCGTGCAAAGCACAACAAACCTATCCTCTTAATACAGATTTTGAAGAAATTCCACAAGGCTCTTACATAAAAGATTTAAATAATGAATTAAGTCCTTATTTAGGAGAGTATAAAGCTAATTTTCAAGGAAATGAAATTAAATTATTCATTAGCAAGGAAACAATGAAATTTTTTAAATCATTAAATATTTATCAGGACGCATTGTCCATCAGATATATTATTAAAAATTCAGTAGGAAATATTCTTCAAGATACACAAAGTATGATTTTTCAGCCTAATCAACTTCTACACACAATATATAGTCGAGGAACTTATCCTAGTAAAAACATTGTATGGTTTAATTATGGTGGCGCAAACTGTAAAGTTGGTTGGGGAAGTATTGAATTAAAAAAAATTAGCTCTACACAAATTTCTTGGGAATATCGACCAAATGATATTATTCTTGATAATAGCAAATGTCCTGAAGGAACAGATATTAATATTTATCTCCCTGAAACAAAAGATTTAATATTTACTAAACAATAA
- a CDS encoding lipocalin family protein yields MKKQLLLFAFSALALTSLSSCEDDDVQGYDLDTLKGEWKNVKTEIVSGKDNKTVLDLYTYSGCELKNTTLFRTDYSTTYTYYSGVGADCQISQNGQGKYTYDAETKDMVITYDDNVQLKFKVIVLSSSELKLMQVPSSGDFNGDTINDLTYTTFKR; encoded by the coding sequence ATGAAAAAACAGCTACTTTTATTTGCCTTTTCCGCTTTGGCGCTTACTTCGCTTAGTTCTTGTGAAGATGATGATGTTCAAGGTTATGATTTAGATACTCTGAAAGGTGAATGGAAAAACGTTAAAACAGAAATCGTTTCTGGAAAAGACAATAAAACAGTACTCGATCTTTATACTTATTCAGGATGTGAGTTGAAAAATACCACTTTATTTAGAACTGATTATTCTACAACTTATACTTATTATAGCGGTGTAGGAGCAGATTGCCAAATCAGTCAAAATGGTCAGGGTAAATACACCTATGATGCTGAAACCAAGGATATGGTAATAACTTACGACGACAATGTACAACTGAAATTTAAAGTGATCGTTCTTTCCAGCTCAGAACTAAAGCTAATGCAAGTTCCTAGCAGTGGAGATTTTAACGGTGATACAATCAACGATCTCACTTATACTACTTTTAAAAGATAA
- a CDS encoding DUF4062 domain-containing protein, with product MNNLNIFVSSTCYDLSQLRANLHDFITKSGHNPVLSEYDNFPISPELNSIENCIKNVKENADILVLIVGNRYGSIIENGKSITNTEFLMAKQKGIPIFCFIDKNTLNALNFWKNNKDADFSHIVDNKEIFEFITDIRENKKIWTFPFEQSQDIILTLKIQLSHLFKSSLKVKNILDRDISDFFKLNLSEKCLKILIEKNSFFELEFLYQTLIDEIEKKEFLKNDIEYSILIEPKHFIKDHFDLPAWASSRTFSHSNTITNLIGLSDMLQKFIGEPGKPSDIKGLYYASVKYSQIYEQLLNWIIDIKSTYIDPEFEDFKVCLSDIARHTAEELWNYPFEIREKIIKSKNEELSGNSNILDLNLTLTANDEAHKKLNLLIKKLETKFSS from the coding sequence ATGAATAACCTAAATATTTTTGTGAGCTCAACCTGTTACGATTTATCACAATTAAGAGCTAATTTACACGATTTCATAACCAAATCTGGGCATAATCCAGTTCTTTCTGAATATGATAATTTTCCAATTTCTCCTGAATTAAACTCTATTGAAAACTGTATAAAAAATGTAAAAGAGAATGCCGATATTTTGGTTTTAATAGTGGGAAATAGATATGGGAGTATTATTGAGAATGGAAAATCAATTACTAATACTGAGTTTTTAATGGCAAAACAAAAAGGAATTCCAATCTTTTGTTTTATAGATAAAAATACATTAAATGCTCTTAATTTCTGGAAGAATAATAAAGATGCTGATTTCTCTCATATAGTAGATAATAAAGAAATTTTTGAATTTATTACAGATATAAGAGAGAACAAAAAGATTTGGACATTTCCCTTTGAACAATCACAAGATATTATTCTGACATTAAAAATACAATTATCACATTTATTTAAGAGTAGTTTAAAAGTTAAAAATATACTTGATAGAGATATTTCAGATTTTTTCAAACTAAATTTGAGTGAGAAATGCTTAAAAATTCTAATAGAAAAAAATAGTTTTTTTGAACTTGAATTTTTATATCAAACCTTAATTGATGAGATAGAAAAAAAAGAATTTTTGAAAAATGATATTGAATATTCAATCTTAATAGAACCAAAGCATTTTATAAAAGATCATTTTGATTTACCAGCTTGGGCTTCAAGCAGAACCTTTTCACACTCTAATACTATAACAAACTTAATAGGTTTAAGTGACATGTTACAAAAATTTATTGGTGAACCTGGCAAACCTTCAGATATAAAAGGTTTGTACTACGCTTCTGTCAAATATTCTCAAATATATGAACAATTACTAAATTGGATAATTGATATAAAAAGTACTTATATAGATCCTGAATTTGAGGATTTCAAAGTATGTCTATCCGATATAGCAAGACATACTGCTGAAGAGCTTTGGAATTACCCATTTGAAATAAGAGAAAAAATAATTAAATCAAAAAATGAAGAACTATCTGGAAATTCGAATATTCTTGATTTAAATTTAACCCTAACAGCTAATGATGAAGCTCATAAAAAATTAAATCTATTAATAAAAAAACTTGAAACAAAGTTTTCAAGTTAA
- a CDS encoding DUF6705 family protein produces MKIAYRKTLTVLILLISFISCSAQTLPLYTALENIPNNAHVKDTNNELAPYVGTYKANYGGNEIILFITKEDNKLESRAKKQFYRDALVIKYLVKNSSGTILQDTKNNNIPKIYIYSTKMKSQNSVVLIYSGTNCRVGWGDIYLTKINSTQISWEYRPNDIILDDTKCPQGTDINIYLPETKDLIFTKQ; encoded by the coding sequence ATGAAAATAGCATACAGAAAAACATTAACAGTTTTAATTTTACTTATTAGCTTCATATCTTGCTCTGCACAAACTCTTCCTTTGTATACAGCATTGGAAAACATTCCAAACAATGCTCATGTAAAAGACACTAATAATGAATTAGCACCTTACGTGGGCACTTATAAAGCTAATTATGGAGGAAATGAAATTATATTATTTATTACTAAAGAAGATAATAAATTAGAAAGCCGGGCTAAAAAACAATTTTATAGAGATGCTTTAGTTATAAAATATCTTGTGAAAAATTCTTCGGGCACAATTCTACAAGATACTAAAAATAATAATATACCTAAAATTTATATTTATAGTACTAAAATGAAATCGCAAAATTCGGTAGTGCTTATTTATAGCGGTACTAATTGTCGTGTAGGTTGGGGGGACATTTATTTGACAAAAATTAATTCAACACAAATTTCTTGGGAATATCGACCAAATGATATTATTCTTGATGATACTAAATGCCCACAAGGAACAGATATAAATATTTATCTCCCTGAAACAAAAGATTTAATTTTTACTAAACAATAA